A stretch of Deferribacter autotrophicus DNA encodes these proteins:
- a CDS encoding phage tail sheath family protein: protein MSYFAGVRTFDIPTSLVPPVRVNNPVVAFGTSLNNPIGPKLIFSFDEYEQVFGYDGDYTKHTLDEVADVAFKLYKVTPVVFVSIGADATDTVNITSTTVIDAINANLDNIFFLFREVPGTLIAPGFSKDPSVAIAMAAAMETVSTLFKGMAIADIPDTIAYADVPNYKTINNLVDDNLILTYPAVTFEGKAHNLSTHLAFQQAFIDGKNEGIPYQVASNQRLLIDGCSQVLTLTAANFLRGNGVVTVLNFIGGFTSWGDRTSVYPGNTDPVECQIPIRRMFNYLNEVLVRTYWQKVDVPLNMRVLKTIRDSVNTMLDGWTAREIINGGRCEILESENPTTDLIDGIARLHIYWAPPGALREIDFYKEYDVNYIQSIVGQL from the coding sequence ATGAGTTATTTTGCAGGCGTAAGAACTTTTGATATTCCCACAAGCCTTGTGCCGCCTGTGAGGGTGAATAATCCTGTGGTGGCTTTTGGTACAAGTCTAAACAACCCGATAGGGCCCAAGCTGATATTTAGCTTTGACGAGTATGAACAGGTTTTTGGATATGATGGCGATTATACAAAGCATACGCTTGATGAAGTGGCTGATGTGGCATTTAAGCTTTACAAAGTGACGCCGGTTGTTTTTGTGAGTATTGGAGCAGATGCAACAGACACGGTCAATATCACATCTACAACAGTTATAGATGCCATAAATGCCAATTTAGACAACATATTTTTTCTTTTTAGAGAAGTGCCTGGCACATTAATTGCTCCGGGATTTTCAAAAGATCCATCTGTGGCTATTGCAATGGCTGCAGCTATGGAAACAGTTTCAACACTTTTTAAAGGTATGGCAATTGCTGACATTCCTGATACTATTGCTTACGCAGATGTACCGAATTATAAGACAATCAACAACTTAGTTGACGATAATCTTATTCTCACCTATCCTGCCGTAACATTTGAAGGTAAAGCACATAACCTATCAACTCATCTTGCTTTCCAGCAGGCATTTATTGATGGCAAGAACGAAGGGATCCCTTATCAGGTAGCATCAAATCAGAGGTTGCTGATAGATGGGTGTTCTCAAGTGTTAACTCTAACTGCAGCAAATTTTCTAAGAGGTAATGGTGTTGTGACCGTTCTCAATTTTATTGGCGGCTTTACTTCGTGGGGCGACAGGACAAGTGTTTATCCTGGCAATACAGACCCTGTTGAATGTCAAATCCCTATCCGTAGAATGTTTAATTATCTCAACGAGGTTCTCGTCAGAACATACTGGCAAAAAGTTGACGTGCCGCTGAATATGAGAGTGCTTAAGACAATCAGAGATAGCGTAAACACAATGCTTGACGGCTGGACTGCAAGAGAAATTATTAACGGCGGCAGATGTGAAATTCTCGAATCTGAAAATCCTACAACTGACCTGATAGATGGTATCGCAAGACTTCATATTTATTGGGCACCACCTGGAGCATTGAGAGAGATCGATTTTTACAAAGAGTATGATGTGAACTACATTCAAAGTATTGTAGGACAGCTTTAA
- a CDS encoding phage major tail tube protein: MEKPVKLANATVYKDNSEIVGIADAELPKVEFDAEALKGLGVAGEIEMPNPASIKPMACKLKFNTVTPAFASLTAPTAHTISILGSMQWHNPDDKTARYVQVRAFIIGWPKSSSSGKGEQGKTMDAEIEFSVQVYKLEIDGTVYYEIDPENFKLMIDGTDYLADVRANLGK; the protein is encoded by the coding sequence ATGGAAAAGCCTGTAAAATTAGCAAACGCTACTGTATATAAAGATAATTCTGAGATAGTTGGTATTGCTGATGCGGAACTGCCAAAGGTGGAGTTTGATGCTGAGGCTTTAAAGGGGCTTGGTGTTGCTGGGGAGATTGAGATGCCAAATCCAGCCAGTATAAAGCCGATGGCATGCAAGCTTAAATTTAATACAGTTACACCTGCTTTTGCGTCTCTCACAGCACCAACGGCTCATACAATCTCAATTCTTGGCAGCATGCAATGGCACAATCCTGATGATAAAACTGCAAGGTATGTCCAAGTAAGGGCATTCATAATCGGCTGGCCAAAGTCTTCTTCAAGCGGGAAGGGTGAGCAAGGTAAAACTATGGATGCGGAAATTGAGTTTTCTGTGCAGGTTTATAAGCTTGAGATTGACGGCACGGTTTATTATGAGATAGACCCTGAAAACTTCAAACTGATGATTGATGGCACTGACTACCTTGCCGATGTCAGAGCAAATCTTGGCAAATAG
- a CDS encoding phage late control D family protein, protein MEKVRKPLFVLIYEGKDITKDISEIFDSISYTDYLSGMSDEISISLENRDGRWFKSWMPQKADRLKLYLGYESSKLLNCGIFIIDEISYGGFPDKIDLKGSSFPYESPNLHKTKKRRTFENTTLNSIVSGIAKENSLQPFVKIEPDVDIKRIDQFDETDATFLTRIAEDYGYFIKFAEEKLIFSKFKNLEDEPASFTIKKDEIVSYMVKDTIHTLYKEAIVEYFDHKEQKLKTYTFHDPNIKWGETLKINESVDNLVQAQEKAKAALRARNMLSAKVTLELMGDTRLVAGLTVNIEGFGNYDGKYIISSSTHTLDSSGYITSVELKKCLSY, encoded by the coding sequence GTGGAAAAGGTAAGAAAACCGCTGTTTGTCCTTATATATGAGGGCAAAGATATCACAAAAGACATCTCAGAAATATTTGATTCAATAAGTTATACTGATTATCTATCTGGGATGTCTGATGAGATCAGCATATCGCTTGAGAATAGAGATGGGAGATGGTTTAAATCATGGATGCCCCAGAAGGCGGATAGGTTGAAGCTTTATCTTGGATATGAAAGCAGTAAACTGCTTAATTGCGGCATTTTTATAATTGATGAGATTTCTTATGGCGGTTTTCCTGATAAAATCGATTTGAAAGGTTCTTCTTTTCCTTATGAGTCACCCAATCTACATAAAACAAAGAAACGCAGAACTTTTGAAAACACAACATTAAACAGTATCGTAAGTGGTATAGCAAAAGAAAACAGTTTGCAGCCGTTTGTAAAAATAGAGCCCGATGTAGATATCAAGCGTATTGATCAATTTGATGAGACTGATGCAACATTTCTGACCAGGATTGCTGAGGATTACGGCTATTTTATAAAATTTGCCGAAGAAAAGCTTATTTTCTCGAAATTTAAAAATTTGGAGGATGAACCAGCTTCTTTCACCATTAAGAAAGATGAGATTGTATCTTACATGGTTAAAGATACGATACATACCTTATATAAAGAAGCGATAGTGGAATACTTTGACCACAAAGAGCAAAAACTAAAAACCTACACCTTTCATGATCCCAATATCAAATGGGGTGAAACTCTAAAAATAAACGAGTCTGTCGATAATCTTGTGCAAGCTCAAGAAAAGGCAAAAGCTGCGCTTCGGGCAAGAAATATGCTGAGCGCAAAAGTTACACTTGAGCTGATGGGAGATACAAGACTTGTGGCAGGTTTGACTGTAAATATTGAAGGGTTTGGTAATTATGACGGCAAGTATATTATCAGTTCAAGCACACACACATTAGACAGTTCAGGATACATTACTTCAGTGGAGCTTAAAAAATGCTTGAGTTATTAA
- a CDS encoding phage tail assembly protein encodes MDKEYKLKYPVGDVKSVKMRRPKVKDLIDLQQLDIDEAERELLLFEKLTGVPKDILKEMDMYDYARIQEMYAGFLKG; translated from the coding sequence ATGGATAAAGAGTATAAGCTGAAATACCCTGTGGGTGATGTCAAGAGTGTTAAGATGAGAAGGCCTAAAGTGAAAGATTTGATAGATTTACAACAGCTTGATATTGATGAGGCAGAAAGAGAGCTTTTACTATTTGAAAAATTAACAGGTGTACCGAAAGACATTTTAAAAGAGATGGATATGTATGATTACGCTCGCATTCAGGAGATGTATGCGGGTTTTTTGAAGGGGTAA
- a CDS encoding HK97-gp10 family putative phage morphogenesis protein has translation MAYQRPEDLIRAIFDDLVDVKRKAILQAAERARSEVLEIFKTEGRSHDVRWQDLNEGYLRAKIKQGFSEKKLHKTTTLKQSISTAHKGDFAIVGTPVFYGLFHEEGTNKIPARPFMKPAFESMQAKTEKIVAAILRES, from the coding sequence ATGGCTTATCAAAGACCAGAAGACCTAATAAGAGCCATTTTTGATGACCTTGTAGATGTGAAAAGAAAGGCAATCTTGCAAGCGGCAGAGCGGGCAAGAAGTGAAGTGCTAGAAATTTTTAAGACTGAAGGCAGATCGCATGATGTGAGATGGCAGGATTTGAATGAAGGCTACCTTCGCGCTAAAATAAAACAAGGCTTTTCAGAAAAAAAACTTCATAAAACCACAACATTAAAGCAGTCGATAAGCACGGCGCACAAAGGCGACTTTGCCATTGTGGGCACGCCAGTGTTCTACGGGTTATTTCATGAGGAGGGGACAAACAAAATACCAGCAAGGCCGTTTATGAAACCTGCTTTTGAATCTATGCAGGCAAAGACTGAGAAAATAGTTGCTGCAATATTGAGGGAAAGCTGA
- a CDS encoding phage tail tape measure protein, producing MKQYVLGIKIGAAFDSTFKPTLNRAKESLRSLNKLTDLKLRLDSKIKDARKKFSESVSSWRSVAGTALTVSMPVKIGADFEFQMTRVGALLNVTGDKFEALEKKAMQLGSTTMYSSSQVGQAMEYLAMAGFSTNQILQTVGPTLNLATVGNIELGRAADISSDILSGFGLKAKDLTRVVDVMSKTISTSNSSVESLGEAMKYVAPVAKSLGVSIEETSAMLGLLHNVGIKGSMAGTTLRAMMSRLSAPTGAAAKALQRLGVQTTDAYGKMRPMQEILKDIGERLELLPEAKRMEFVKAIFGEEPAAGAIELIVQAKTGGLGKYIDEVENASGSASKMVGRMNDTVVARFKAVASALEGMFLTIYKPIEPLVKFGLDVLVGGIRALTSVLKVVSPVLSPIVFTLGMFYVASKLAAIGMALMRLQALLGAKSLLTFGIRIPFLSSGMMMLGKSSLFAGISFGKLFGILRAGAATLLANPIFLVGAAVATGAYLAIKNWSKVKEFFKSIGQTMKNVFVSLGGAIKKVFKIFLMATPIGAAYFAIKNWKKVKEFFKGFGVSVKNIFASIGNAIKNVFKSVVNVVLTPFKLIGKAFNLVKKPFGWIKGLFGGEEQEAAADRVSKSLSTREKDGTLKIIEKNNAIKQTEKVLQKEKDKTFIGKIIEKFFHTEKKTEKESVKTVLEHKAIKETDRVLRKDSFVATKSEKKDTTKELKEFKENKIRDTGITINSINININSDRPVEVIKKEAPQIKTEVKRIIFEVFDDLKRKQALAYNK from the coding sequence TTGAAGCAGTATGTTCTTGGGATAAAGATTGGCGCAGCGTTTGACTCCACTTTTAAGCCCACATTGAACCGTGCAAAAGAGTCTTTAAGATCGCTTAATAAGCTTACAGATTTGAAACTGCGTCTTGACTCTAAAATTAAAGATGCGAGAAAGAAGTTTTCTGAATCCGTGTCAAGCTGGAGAAGTGTGGCGGGTACTGCTCTAACCGTAAGCATGCCTGTCAAAATTGGTGCGGATTTTGAATTTCAGATGACCCGAGTGGGGGCGCTTTTAAATGTAACTGGAGACAAATTTGAGGCCTTAGAAAAGAAGGCGATGCAGCTTGGCTCTACCACAATGTATTCTTCAAGTCAGGTTGGGCAGGCTATGGAATATCTGGCGATGGCCGGTTTTTCTACAAACCAGATTTTACAGACGGTTGGCCCTACTCTCAACCTTGCTACAGTAGGCAATATTGAGCTTGGCAGAGCTGCTGACATAAGCTCTGATATTTTATCTGGTTTTGGTTTGAAGGCAAAAGATCTTACACGTGTTGTGGATGTGATGTCAAAAACTATTTCCACGTCAAACTCATCTGTGGAGTCTCTTGGCGAGGCGATGAAGTATGTGGCGCCAGTTGCAAAATCTCTCGGAGTCTCCATTGAAGAGACCTCTGCGATGCTTGGGCTCCTTCATAATGTTGGTATCAAGGGAAGTATGGCAGGGACTACTTTAAGGGCAATGATGTCAAGATTGTCTGCTCCTACAGGTGCGGCAGCAAAAGCTCTGCAAAGACTCGGAGTTCAGACAACAGATGCTTATGGCAAAATGAGACCTATGCAGGAGATTTTGAAAGATATAGGTGAAAGATTGGAGCTTTTGCCTGAGGCAAAAAGGATGGAGTTTGTAAAAGCCATATTTGGCGAAGAACCGGCAGCTGGAGCTATAGAGCTCATTGTGCAGGCAAAAACAGGTGGGCTTGGTAAATATATCGATGAGGTTGAAAACGCTTCCGGTTCTGCATCAAAGATGGTTGGCAGGATGAATGATACAGTCGTGGCCAGGTTTAAGGCTGTGGCAAGTGCTCTGGAAGGAATGTTTTTGACGATTTATAAGCCTATTGAGCCTCTTGTGAAATTTGGGCTTGATGTGCTTGTGGGCGGTATTAGAGCGCTTACTTCAGTCTTAAAAGTGGTCTCTCCAGTTTTATCTCCGATAGTGTTTACTCTCGGTATGTTTTATGTGGCTAGCAAGCTTGCAGCTATAGGGATGGCTTTGATGAGGCTTCAGGCACTGCTTGGTGCAAAAAGTTTGCTTACTTTTGGTATTAGGATACCATTTTTAAGCTCTGGCATGATGATGCTTGGTAAATCTTCGCTGTTTGCAGGAATTTCTTTTGGTAAACTGTTTGGGATTTTGCGGGCTGGAGCAGCTACGCTTCTTGCTAACCCTATTTTCCTGGTAGGTGCTGCTGTAGCTACGGGAGCTTATCTTGCAATAAAAAACTGGAGCAAAGTGAAAGAGTTTTTTAAGAGTATCGGTCAGACTATGAAAAACGTGTTTGTGTCGCTAGGGGGTGCTATAAAAAAGGTGTTTAAAATTTTCTTAATGGCAACCCCAATAGGTGCAGCTTATTTTGCAATAAAGAATTGGAAAAAAGTTAAAGAGTTTTTTAAGGGCTTTGGGGTTTCAGTTAAGAACATTTTCGCATCTATTGGTAATGCAATAAAAAATGTTTTCAAGTCGGTTGTTAATGTTGTCTTGACTCCGTTTAAACTCATCGGCAAAGCTTTTAATCTTGTCAAAAAGCCTTTTGGCTGGATTAAGGGATTGTTTGGAGGAGAAGAACAGGAAGCTGCGGCTGATAGAGTATCTAAATCTTTAAGCACTCGAGAGAAAGATGGCACATTAAAAATAATTGAAAAAAATAATGCGATAAAACAGACGGAGAAAGTGCTGCAAAAGGAAAAAGATAAAACCTTTATCGGCAAGATTATCGAAAAGTTTTTTCATACAGAAAAGAAAACCGAAAAAGAGAGTGTTAAAACAGTTTTGGAGCACAAAGCTATAAAAGAAACAGATAGAGTATTGCGTAAAGATTCGTTTGTGGCCACTAAGAGCGAGAAAAAAGATACTACAAAAGAGTTAAAAGAATTTAAAGAAAATAAAATCAGAGATACTGGCATAACAATAAACTCTATCAATATTAATATAAATTCTGACAGACCAGTAGAAGTTATAAAAAAAGAAGCCCCTCAGATAAAAACTGAGGTTAAAAGGATAATTTTTGAAGTTTTTGATGATTTGAAAAGAAAACAAGCGCTGGCGTATAATAAATGA
- a CDS encoding tail protein X has protein sequence MIVHKTKYGETFDILAKRYYGDEKLMHYILEANPELRDKIFFDGNFDVFIPDLPEDVKIEEVTAPWKR, from the coding sequence ATGATAGTACATAAGACAAAATACGGTGAGACTTTTGATATTTTGGCGAAAAGATATTACGGGGATGAAAAGTTGATGCATTATATTCTTGAAGCAAACCCTGAGCTTAGAGATAAAATATTTTTTGATGGGAACTTTGATGTGTTTATTCCTGATCTTCCTGAAGATGTAAAAATCGAAGAGGTTACAGCTCCGTGGAAAAGGTAA